A section of the Fusarium falciforme chromosome 8, complete sequence genome encodes:
- a CDS encoding HET domain-containing protein: protein MDGKGGEPPGPRQKDTSLPGHDIFCTPENSNFLSGTPYSALDPTQREIRLLKVLPDSGSGFVECELLPSAPIAEVRGKYLALSYCAGDPRNTEIILVNGVKCNVFANLCHALTCARHFWTTQPGDEDFLLWADQICINQADLSERSHQVGFMRDIYQSAQQTLICLSTSNTQGKGMKWFIKAFYGDGKRPRRQSRGKPTTNPGDNLTTFWEEVTESPWWTRAWVFQEFMVSAEATFLSGRYHLPWVMTQFALERYLGHEYDRTILHSLIGIMKPQNSTVHFRNPAEAVGIVRVMLKTKAEWDDAYSLPFLLARSQGFKASDDRDRIYAFLGLAHPGYAITPDYSASNTLCHVLTETTKNIILFEDHLNVLSALGTYRRSRRPGLPSWVVDWTRKEVPVDAGRNFNAVKSTPPHRDQAIVSFRETTFPKTFQAATVMEVTGIFATLIPDRNQHPVPRSGESDLIYGNGTTNLEVWYLGELPFALKSESYGYRIIRRVGAFVDGPEILNVPDKREALARATPRVISIF from the coding sequence ATGGACGGCAAAGGCGGAGAGCCCCCGGGGCCGCGCCAGAAGGACACGAGCCTACCTGGACACGACATTTTTTGCACTCCAGAGAACAGCAACTTCCTATCGGGAACTCCGTACAGCGCACTTGATCCCACTCAACGAGAGATTCGTCTTCTTAAAGTGCTTCCAGACTCCGGCAGTGGATTTGTGGAGTGTGAGTTACTGCCCAGCGCACCTATTGCCGAAGTGCGAGGCAAATACTTGGCCCTCTCTTATTGCGCCGGCGATCCACGAAATACAGAGATAATCCTCGTCAATGGCGTCAAGTGCAACGTCTTTGCCAACCTCTGCCACGCGTTGACATGCGCTCGGCACTTTTGGACGACGCAGCCCGGCGATGAAGACTTTCTGCTGTGGGCGGATCAGATCTGCATCAACCAAGCTGACCTTTCCGAGAGATCTCATCAAGTTGGATTTATGAGGGACATCTATCAGAGTGCACAGCAGACTCTCATTTGCCTGTCAACGTCCAATACTCAGGGCAAAGGCATGAAATggtttattaaagccttttaCGGAGACGGCAAGCGGCCACGAAGGCAATCTCGGGGTAAACCAACCACAAATCCCGGCGATAACCTGACCACCTTCTGGGAAGAGGTGACTGAAAGTCCTTGGTGGACCAGAGCTTGGGTCTTTCAGGAGTTCATGGTGTCGGCTGAGGCAACCTTTCTTTCTGGGCGTTATCATCTCCCTTGGGTGATGACCCAGTTCGCACTCGAGCGATATCTCGGCCATGAATACGATCGCACTATACTTCACAGTCTCATCGGGATAATGAAACCACAAAACTCCACGGTGCATTTTAGAAATCCCGCCGAGGCAGTAGGAATAGTCAGGGTCATGCTCAAGACCAAAGCCGAATGGGACGATGCATATAGCCTCCCGTTTCTTCTTGCTCGCTCCCAAGGTTTCAAGGCGTCTGATGATCGGGACCGAATTTACGcctttcttggccttgctcaCCCAGGGTACGCCATAACTCCGGACTACTCAGCTAGCAACACCTTGTGCCATGTTCTCACCGAGACAAccaaaaatataatactcttcGAGGATCACCTTAATGTCTTGTCGGCGCTGGGCACTTACCGACGCAGCCGGAGGCCAGGGCTACCATCATGGGTAGTGGACTGGACTAGAAAAGAGGTCCCTGTCGACGCAGGTAGGAATTTCAACGCAGTCAAGTCCACTCCCCCTCACAGGGATCAGGCAATTGTGTCTTTTAGGGAAACCACATTCCCCAAAACTTTCCAAGCGGCCACTGTCATGGAAGTAACAGGCATATTTGCCACATTGATCCCTGACCGCAATCAACATCCCGTCCCTCGCTCTGGGGAATCCGATCTAATATACGGGAATGGTACAACTAATCTTGAGGTCTGGTATCTTGGTGAATTGCCTTTTGCCCTAAAGAGTGAGTCGTACGGTTATCGGATCATTCGACGGGTTGGCGCTTTCGTCGATGGTCCGGAAATCCTAAATGTGCCCGACAAACGGGAGGCGCTTGCTAGAGCGACACCAAGAGTTATCTCCATCTTTTAG
- a CDS encoding Peptidase M20 domain-containing protein 2, whose product MPSFTQNLMGGSLGGKGSDLPSAEVKAAIDACASDLRLISKTIHDNPELGYKEFTAHKVITDFLEKQGFAVTRHAYGLETSFEAEYGSGGRLVVFCAEIDALPEIGHACGHNLIATSSIAGFVGLVGAIKASPIKGRVRILGTPAEEGGAGKVKLLEAGAFNNVDSAIMMHPTADHAFPEGIRALAGVKFIASLKLKVEFRGHTAHAGGEPWKGLNALDAAVSSYTNISMLRQQVRPDERIHGVIEDGGTVPNVIPEYSRVNYYIRSPTIKGGRELLDRVKNCFEAAAKATGCELNYIEAPAYTELRINDTLSYEFAKIMGTLGEKVIPRSDDPFTFSTDMGNVSFAVPSFHGAFGIPAPKDAMPHQAKFAQASGTEVAVDVALSCAHGMALLGWRVLTDDEFAAGAWKDFNTPDYPDQEIITRA is encoded by the exons ATGCCGTCGTTTACTCAGAATTTAATGGGCGGTTCTCTCGGGGGCAAAGGCTCTGACCTCCCATCCGCAGAGGTCAAAGCCGCCATCGACGCTTGTGCTTCAGACCTGAGACTCATCAGCAAGACCATCCATGACAACCCTGAGCTTGGCTACAAAGAGTTCACGGCCCACAAGGTCATCACAGACTTTCTCGAGAAACAGGGCTTTGCCGTGACTCGACATGCCTACGGCCTCGAGACTTCTTTCGAGGCCGAGTACGGATCTGGCGGGCGTCTCGTCGTCTTTTGCGCCGAAATCGATGCTCTGCCCGAGATTGGCCATGCGTGCGGCCACAATCTTATCGCAACCTCATCCATTGCGGGATTCGTCGGCTTGGTCGGCGCAATCAAGGCATCTCCCATCAAAGGACGCGTCCGCATCCTCGGCACTCCGGCAGAAGAGGGTGGCGCAGGAAAAGTCAAGCTTTTGGAGGCCGGCGCCTTCAATAATGTCGACAGCGCCATCATGATGCATCCGACAGCTGATCATGCCTTTCCCGAAGGCATCAGAGCGCTGGCGGGCGTCAAGTTCATCGCCAGCTTgaagctcaaggtcgagTTCCGGGGCCACACGGCACATGCCGGTGGAGAGCCGTGGAAGGGACTCAATGCTCTAGACGCAGCAGTCTCGTCGTACACCAACATCTCCATGCTGAGACAACAGGTGCGGCCGGATGAGCGCATCCACGGAGTGATTGAAGACGGAGGAACGGTTCCAAACGTCATCCCCGAGTACTCGAGGGTCAACTACTACATCCGCAGTCCCACCATCAAGGGCGGAAGAGAGCTCCTTGATCGAGTCAAGAACTGCTTCgaagcagcagccaaggcgaCAGGATGCGAGCTGAACTACATCGA GGCGCCCGCTTACACAGAGCTCCGCATCAATGACACTCTGAGCTACGAGTTTGCCAAGATCATGGGCACTCTGGGCGAGAAGGTTATCCCCAGAAGTGATGACCCCTTCACCTTTTCTACAGACATGGGCAACGTTTCCTTCGCAGTGCCCTCATTCCACGGAGCCTTCGGAATCCCCGCGCCCAAGGATGCGATGCCTCACCAGGCCAAGTTTGCCCAAGCGTCAGGGACAGAGGTCGCTGTCGATGTGGCCCTCTCTTGCGCCCACGGCATGGCTTTGCTGGGATGGAGGGTGTTGACGGACGATGAGTTCGCGGCGGGGGCTTGGAAGGACTTTAACACTCCGGATTACCCTGACCAGGAGATAATCACCCGGGCGTGA
- a CDS encoding Carbonic anhydrase, with amino-acid sequence MSPMISSRFSSFSLLSSSSSSLSSSVYSRSTSLFLSSAKRSTLLSHPRFASSKSSPPPPQLSRSDWRKMAEQDITKYLQQSHDRLFDNNRSWAEAKAKNNPDFFKNLSAGQAPEYLWIGCADSRIPAEQICGLEPGEAFIHRNIANLVCNTDLNAMGVINYAVKHLGVKHIIVCGHYGCGGVKAAMTPKDLGLLNPWLRNIRDVYRLHEKELDAIEDEAARYDRLVELNVIEQCRNVIKSADVQQSYAQNKYPIVHGWVFGFKDGLLKDLKIDFEAVLHDIQKIYNLVDNK; translated from the coding sequence ATGTCGCCAATGATCTCCTCTCGgttttcttccttttccctcctctcctcctcttcttcttcactcTCATCCTCTGTTTATTCTCGTTCAActtctcttttcctctcATCAGCCAAACGCTCTaccctcctctcccaccCACGCTTCGCATCATCCAAGTCAtcccctccaccaccacagcTCTCCCGGTCCGACTGGCGCAAGATGGCTGAACAGGACATCACCAAGTACCTCCAGCAGAGCCACGACCGGCTGTTCGACAACAACCGGTCCTGGgcagaggccaaggccaagaacaaccccgacttcttcaagaaccTCTCGGCCGGCCAGGCCCCCGAGTACCTCTGGATCGGATGCGCCGACTCTCGCATCCCCGCCGAGCAGATCTGCGGCCTCGAGCCCGGCGAGGCATTTATCCACCGCAACATCGCCAACCTCGTCTGCAACACTGACCTCAACGCCATGGGTGTCATCAACTACGCCGTCAAGCACCTCGGCGTCAAGCACATCATTGTCTGCGGCCACTACGGCTGCGGCGGTGTCAAGGCCGCCATGACTCCCAAGGACCTCGGTCTTCTGAACCCCTGGCTGCGAAACATCCGCGACGTCTACCGTCTGCACGAGAAGGAGCTCGACGCCATCGAGGATGAGGCGGCCCGCTACGATCGCCTGGTCGAGCTCAACGTGATTGAGCAGTGCCGCAACGTCATCAAGTCAGCCGACGTCCAGCAGTCGTACGCCCAGAACAAGTACCCTATCGTCCACGGCTGGGTCTTTGGCTTCAAGGATGGTCTGCTCAAGGATCTTAAGATTGACTTTGAGGCGGTGCTGCATGATATCCAGAAGATTTACAACCTCGTCGATAACAAGTAA